A window of the Streptomyces sp. NBC_00250 genome harbors these coding sequences:
- a CDS encoding acyl-CoA dehydrogenase family protein → MSTMIESEELTALRAAVSALGHRHGPGFDRAALWAEAGKLGYLGVNLPEEYGGGGGGMAELSIVLEEAGAAGAPLLMMVVSPAICGTVIARFGTEEQKRDWLPGLADGSRTMAFGITEPDAGSNSHRITTTATRTEEGWVLNGRKVFVSGVDIADATLIVGRTSDARTGSLKPCLFIVPRDAPGFQRRHIEMELDANEKQFELTIDDVHLPADALVGDEDAGLLQLFAGLNPERIMTAAFAIGMGRYALAQAVKYAKERQVWKAPIGAHQAIAHPLAQAHIELELARLMMAKAAHLYDAGDDLGAGEAANMAKYAAAEACVRAVDQAVHTLGGNGLTREFGLARLVTAARVARIAPVSREMILNYVSHQTLGLPKSY, encoded by the coding sequence ATGAGCACCATGATCGAAAGCGAAGAGCTGACCGCGCTCCGCGCCGCGGTCTCCGCGCTCGGCCACCGGCACGGCCCCGGCTTCGACCGGGCCGCGCTGTGGGCGGAGGCGGGCAAGCTCGGTTATCTGGGCGTGAACCTGCCCGAGGAGTACGGCGGCGGGGGCGGCGGCATGGCCGAGCTGTCGATCGTCCTCGAGGAGGCGGGCGCGGCCGGTGCGCCGCTCCTGATGATGGTCGTCTCGCCCGCGATCTGCGGCACGGTCATCGCCCGCTTCGGTACGGAGGAGCAGAAGCGGGACTGGCTGCCGGGTCTGGCGGACGGTTCGCGGACGATGGCGTTCGGCATCACGGAGCCGGACGCGGGCTCGAACTCGCATCGCATCACGACCACCGCGACCCGTACGGAGGAGGGCTGGGTCCTCAACGGGCGGAAGGTGTTCGTGTCGGGTGTCGACATCGCCGACGCGACGCTGATCGTGGGCCGTACGTCGGATGCCAGGACCGGGAGTCTCAAGCCCTGTCTCTTCATCGTGCCGCGTGATGCCCCCGGTTTCCAGCGGCGCCACATCGAGATGGAACTCGACGCGAACGAGAAGCAGTTCGAGCTGACGATCGACGACGTCCACCTGCCGGCCGACGCGCTCGTCGGCGACGAGGACGCGGGTCTGCTCCAGTTGTTCGCGGGGCTCAACCCGGAGCGGATCATGACGGCCGCGTTCGCGATCGGCATGGGGCGGTACGCGCTCGCGCAGGCGGTGAAGTACGCGAAGGAGCGTCAGGTCTGGAAGGCGCCGATCGGCGCCCACCAGGCGATCGCGCATCCGCTCGCCCAGGCGCACATCGAGCTGGAACTGGCCCGTCTGATGATGGCGAAGGCGGCGCACCTCTACGACGCGGGCGACGATCTGGGTGCGGGCGAGGCGGCCAACATGGCCAAGTACGCGGCGGCGGAGGCCTGTGTGAGGGCCGTGGACCAGGCGGTCCACACCCTCGGCGGCAACGGTCTGACGCGGGAGTTCGGCCTGGCCCGGCTGGTCACGGCGGCGCGGGTGGCCCGGATCGCCCCGGTCAGCCGGGAGATGATCCTCAACTATGTGTCGCACCAGACGCTGGGGCTGCCCAAGTCGTACTGA
- a CDS encoding TIGR03084 family metal-binding protein, which translates to MSDPVVVLDDLRDESDELDRLVGELSEEQWGTPTPAPGWTVAHQIAHLAWTDRAALLAATDPDAFAAEAGKALAAPDRFVDDGAEEGAALPVAELLARWREGRERLQGALRAVPSGARFPWYGPPMSAPAMATARLMETWAHGQDVADALGIVRAPTDRLRHVAWIGHRARDYAFLVRGLPAPAEPFRVELVSPGGELWVYGPEGAAQRVTGTALDFCLLVTQRVHRDDTALVAVGSDAEHWLTIAQAFAGPAGPGRAAATGEV; encoded by the coding sequence GTGTCCGACCCCGTCGTCGTCCTCGACGACCTGCGTGACGAGAGTGACGAACTCGACCGTCTCGTCGGTGAGTTGAGCGAGGAGCAGTGGGGTACGCCCACCCCCGCGCCCGGCTGGACCGTCGCCCATCAGATCGCGCACCTCGCCTGGACCGATCGTGCCGCGCTTCTCGCCGCCACCGACCCCGACGCCTTTGCCGCCGAGGCCGGGAAGGCGCTCGCCGCTCCCGATCGTTTCGTCGACGACGGGGCCGAAGAAGGGGCGGCGCTGCCGGTCGCCGAGCTTCTCGCCCGTTGGCGCGAGGGGCGCGAGCGGCTTCAGGGCGCCCTTCGCGCGGTGCCGTCCGGTGCCCGTTTCCCCTGGTACGGGCCCCCCATGAGCGCCCCCGCCATGGCCACCGCCCGGCTCATGGAGACCTGGGCGCACGGGCAGGACGTCGCCGACGCCCTCGGGATCGTCCGCGCTCCTACCGACCGCCTCCGGCACGTCGCCTGGATCGGCCACCGCGCCCGTGACTACGCCTTCCTGGTGCGGGGGCTCCCGGCGCCCGCCGAGCCGTTCCGGGTGGAACTCGTATCTCCTGGTGGGGAGTTGTGGGTGTACGGGCCCGAGGGTGCCGCCCAGCGGGTCACCGGGACCGCCCTCGACTTCTGTCTGCTCGTGACCCAGCGCGTTCACCGTGACGACACCGCTCTCGTCGCCGTCGGTTCCGACGCCGAGCACTGGCTCACCATCGCCCAGGCCTTCGCCGGACCGGCGGGCCCCGGCCGCGCGGCCGCGACCGGGGAGGTCTGA
- a CDS encoding acetyl/propionyl/methylcrotonyl-CoA carboxylase subunit alpha, with amino-acid sequence MISTVLVANRGEIACRVFRTCRELGMSTVAVYSDADADALHVREADTAVRLPGAAPSETYLRGDLVVKAALAAGADAVHPGYGFLSENADFARAVTDAGLVWIGPPPEAIETMGSKTRAKEVLGIAPLAEVTEADLPVLVKAAAGGGGRGMRIVRELDALAGALESASAEAVSAFGDGEVFVEPYVENGRHVEVQLLCDTHGTVWALGTRDCSLQRRHQKVVEEAPAPGLPAALEASLLDTAVRAAKAVGYVGAGTVEFLVADGRAHFLEMNTRLQVEHPVTEEVFGVDLVALQLAVAEGRALPPEPPAPRGHAIEARLYAEDPAREWAPQTGVLHRFELPGGARLRVDTGYVSGDTVGVHYDPMLAKVIVHAPTRGEAVRKLAHALDRARIHGPVTNRELLVASLRHPEYGSEDHLDTGFYDRNLDALTRPREGEEYAAAAAALAAAAADTGRFGGGWRNLRSQDETRTYGDHEVRYRPARGGGYEVKAPEGVRVVSAAPDRVRLEVAGVVRNFDVSAYEDGTVHAGPYRLTARPRFTDPREQTAPGSLLAPMPGTVVRVADGLAVGDRVAAGQPLLWLEAMKMEHRVIAPASGTLTALHAAPGRQVEVGALLAVVSDDATTEAAQEDQTV; translated from the coding sequence GTGATTTCCACCGTCCTTGTGGCGAACCGGGGCGAGATCGCCTGCCGGGTCTTCCGCACCTGCCGTGAGCTCGGCATGTCCACCGTCGCCGTGTACTCCGACGCGGACGCCGACGCCCTGCACGTACGGGAGGCGGACACGGCCGTACGGCTGCCGGGGGCCGCACCCTCGGAGACGTATCTGCGCGGCGACCTGGTGGTGAAGGCGGCGCTCGCGGCGGGCGCGGACGCCGTCCACCCGGGCTACGGCTTCCTGTCCGAGAACGCCGACTTCGCCCGGGCGGTGACCGACGCCGGCCTGGTCTGGATCGGCCCGCCGCCCGAGGCCATCGAGACGATGGGCTCGAAGACCCGCGCGAAGGAGGTCCTCGGCATCGCCCCGCTGGCCGAGGTCACCGAGGCCGACCTGCCCGTCCTGGTGAAGGCGGCGGCGGGCGGCGGTGGCCGCGGTATGCGGATCGTGCGAGAACTCGACGCGCTGGCAGGCGCGTTGGAGTCGGCGTCGGCCGAGGCGGTGAGTGCCTTCGGGGACGGCGAGGTCTTCGTCGAGCCGTACGTCGAGAACGGCCGACACGTCGAGGTGCAGCTGCTCTGTGACACCCACGGCACGGTCTGGGCGCTCGGCACCCGGGACTGCTCCCTCCAGCGCCGACACCAGAAAGTGGTCGAGGAGGCCCCGGCGCCCGGCCTGCCGGCCGCGCTCGAAGCGTCCCTCCTGGACACGGCCGTCCGGGCGGCGAAGGCCGTCGGCTACGTCGGCGCGGGCACGGTCGAGTTCCTGGTCGCGGACGGCCGGGCGCACTTCCTGGAGATGAACACCCGCCTCCAGGTCGAACACCCCGTGACGGAAGAGGTGTTCGGGGTCGACCTCGTCGCCCTCCAGTTGGCCGTCGCCGAGGGCCGCGCCCTGCCCCCGGAGCCCCCGGCCCCGCGGGGCCACGCGATCGAGGCCCGCCTGTACGCGGAGGACCCGGCGCGGGAGTGGGCGCCGCAGACGGGCGTCCTGCACCGCTTCGAGCTGCCCGGGGGCGCGCGGCTCCGCGTCGACACGGGGTACGTCTCCGGGGACACGGTCGGCGTCCACTACGACCCGATGCTCGCGAAGGTGATCGTCCACGCCCCGACCCGCGGCGAGGCGGTCCGCAAGCTCGCCCATGCCCTGGATCGGGCCCGGATCCACGGGCCGGTCACCAACCGGGAGCTGTTGGTGGCCTCGCTCCGGCACCCCGAGTACGGGTCCGAGGATCACCTCGACACCGGGTTCTACGACCGGAACCTGGACGCGCTGACCCGTCCCCGGGAGGGTGAGGAGTACGCGGCGGCTGCCGCCGCCCTTGCCGCGGCAGCCGCCGACACCGGCCGGTTCGGCGGTGGTTGGCGGAACCTGCGTTCGCAGGACGAGACGCGGACGTACGGGGACCACGAGGTCCGCTATCGGCCGGCCCGGGGCGGCGGGTACGAGGTCAAGGCCCCCGAAGGCGTACGGGTCGTCTCGGCGGCCCCCGATCGGGTGCGCCTCGAAGTCGCCGGGGTCGTACGGAACTTCGACGTCTCGGCGTACGAGGACGGCACCGTCCACGCCGGTCCGTACCGGCTCACGGCCCGACCCCGCTTCACCGACCCCCGTGAGCAGACGGCCCCCGGGTCCCTGCTCGCGCCCATGCCCGGCACCGTCGTGCGGGTCGCGGACGGTCTCGCCGTCGGCGATCGGGTCGCCGCCGGGCAGCCGCTCCTCTGGCTGGAGGCCATGAAGATGGAGCACCGCGTCATCGCCCCCGCCTCCGGCACGCTCACCGCACTCCATGCCGCCCCCGGCCGCCAGGTCGAGGTCGGCGCCCTGCTCGCCGTCGTCTCCGACGACGCCACGACCGAAGCAGCACAGGAGGACCAGACCGTATGA
- a CDS encoding acyl-CoA carboxylase subunit beta, protein MTVLASALDTGGSDYRAHRAAMLDKLTALDAEHAKALAGGGEKYIARHRKRGKMLARERIELLVDPDSPFLELSPLAAWGSDYAVGASLITGIGVVEGVECLITANDPTVRGGASNPWTLKKALRANEIAFANRLPVISLVESGGADLPSQKEIFIPGGALFRDLTRLSAAGIPTIAVVFGNSTAGGAYVPGMSDHAVMIKERSKVFLGGPPLVKMATGEESDDESLGGAEMHARTSGLADHYAVDEADALRQARRIVARLNHRKAHPDPSVGEPPRYDEDELLGIVPGDLKTPFDPREVIARIVDGSDFDEFKPLYGPSLVTGWASLHGYPVGVLANAQGVLFGPESQKAAQFIQLANQRDIPLVFLHNTTGYMVGKEYEQGGIIKHGAMMINAVSNSKVPHLSVLMGASYGAGHYGMCGRAYDPRFLFAWPSAKSAVMGPQQLAGVLSIVARASAVAKGQPYDEEADAGLRALVEAQIESESLPMFLSGRLYDDGVIDPRDTRTVLGLCLSAIHTAPVEGARGGFGVFRM, encoded by the coding sequence GTGACCGTCCTCGCCTCCGCTCTCGACACCGGCGGATCCGACTACCGGGCTCACCGCGCCGCCATGCTCGACAAGCTCACCGCCCTCGACGCCGAGCACGCCAAGGCGCTGGCGGGCGGCGGCGAGAAGTACATCGCGCGGCATCGCAAGCGCGGCAAGATGCTCGCGCGGGAGCGCATCGAGCTGCTCGTCGACCCGGACTCCCCCTTCCTGGAACTGTCGCCGCTTGCCGCGTGGGGCAGCGACTACGCGGTGGGCGCCTCCCTGATCACCGGGATCGGGGTCGTCGAGGGCGTCGAGTGCCTGATCACGGCCAACGATCCGACCGTGCGCGGTGGCGCGTCCAACCCGTGGACGTTGAAGAAGGCCCTGCGCGCCAACGAGATCGCGTTCGCCAACCGCCTGCCCGTCATCTCGCTCGTCGAGTCCGGCGGCGCCGATCTCCCCTCCCAGAAGGAGATCTTCATCCCCGGCGGGGCGCTCTTCCGTGACCTCACGCGTCTCTCCGCCGCCGGTATCCCGACGATCGCGGTCGTCTTCGGCAACTCGACGGCCGGTGGCGCGTACGTCCCGGGCATGTCCGACCACGCCGTGATGATCAAGGAGCGGTCGAAGGTGTTCCTCGGCGGTCCGCCGCTGGTGAAGATGGCGACGGGGGAGGAGAGCGACGACGAGTCCCTCGGCGGCGCGGAGATGCACGCGCGGACGTCCGGGCTGGCCGACCACTACGCCGTCGACGAGGCCGACGCGCTGCGCCAGGCTCGTCGGATCGTGGCCCGGCTGAACCACCGCAAGGCCCACCCGGATCCGAGCGTCGGGGAACCTCCCCGGTACGACGAGGACGAGCTGCTCGGGATCGTGCCCGGGGATCTCAAGACGCCCTTCGATCCGCGCGAGGTGATCGCCCGGATCGTCGACGGCTCCGACTTCGACGAGTTCAAGCCGCTGTACGGGCCGTCGCTGGTCACCGGGTGGGCGAGCCTGCACGGTTATCCGGTCGGCGTCCTCGCCAATGCGCAGGGCGTCCTCTTCGGCCCGGAGTCGCAGAAGGCCGCGCAGTTCATCCAGCTCGCCAATCAGCGGGACATCCCGCTCGTCTTCCTCCACAACACCACGGGTTACATGGTGGGCAAGGAGTACGAGCAGGGCGGGATCATCAAGCACGGCGCGATGATGATCAACGCCGTGTCGAACTCGAAGGTCCCCCATCTGTCCGTCCTCATGGGGGCGAGTTACGGCGCCGGGCACTACGGCATGTGCGGCCGGGCGTACGATCCGCGTTTCCTCTTCGCCTGGCCGAGCGCCAAGTCCGCGGTCATGGGCCCGCAGCAGCTCGCCGGTGTCCTCTCCATCGTGGCGCGGGCGAGCGCCGTCGCGAAGGGGCAGCCGTACGACGAGGAGGCCGACGCCGGTCTCCGGGCGCTCGTCGAGGCGCAGATCGAGTCCGAGTCGCTGCCGATGTTCCTCTCCGGCCGGCTCTACGACGACGGGGTCATCGACCCCCGCGACACCCGCACGGTCCTCGGGCTGTGCCTCTCCGCGATCCACACGGCACCGGTCGAGGGCGCGCGCGGCGGCTTCGGCGTCTTCCGAATGTGA
- a CDS encoding acyclic terpene utilization AtuA family protein: MVLRIGNASGFYGDRFDAVREMLTGGGPEGAIDVLTGDYLAELTMLILGRDQLKDPSAGYAKTFLRQMEEGLGLAHERGVRIVTNAGGLNPAGLADALRALAAKLGLPLRVAHVEGDRLPPTRDALAANAYLGGAGIAACLAAGADVVVTGRVTDAALVTGPAQWHFGWGPEEYDKLAGAVVAGHVLECGTQATGGNYAFFREHDPAVFRRPGFPVAELHEDGGAVITKHPGTGGLVDVGTVTAQLLYETAGARYPGPDVTARLDTVRLTREGPDRVRIDGVRGEAPPPTLKVGLSRLGGFRNEVVFVLTGLDIEEKAGLVRAQIEDALANGRPREVRWELVRTDRPDAGTEETASALLRLVVRDPGPEAVGRALTGAAIELALASYPGFHVTAPPGKGAPYGVFETAYVPAADVPHTAVLPDGTRVPVPVPPRARDLEPVPEPPLPEPLPSGPTRRVPLGRIAGARSGDKGGDANIGVWVRTEEEWRWLAHTLTVSKLAELLPETADLAVTRHVLPQLRALNFTIAGILGEGVASQARFDPQAKALGEWLRSRETDIPEGLL, translated from the coding sequence ATGGTCCTCCGGATCGGCAACGCCTCCGGCTTCTACGGCGACCGTTTCGACGCCGTCCGCGAGATGCTCACCGGCGGTGGACCCGAGGGCGCGATCGATGTCCTCACCGGCGACTACCTCGCCGAGCTGACGATGCTCATCCTCGGCCGCGACCAGCTCAAGGACCCGTCCGCCGGGTACGCGAAGACCTTCCTGCGCCAGATGGAGGAGGGCCTCGGGCTCGCCCATGAGCGCGGCGTGCGGATCGTCACCAATGCCGGCGGCCTCAACCCCGCCGGTCTCGCCGATGCGCTGCGCGCGCTCGCCGCGAAACTCGGTCTCCCCCTCCGTGTCGCGCATGTCGAGGGTGACCGACTCCCGCCCACGAGGGACGCGTTGGCCGCCAACGCCTATCTCGGCGGCGCCGGGATCGCCGCCTGCCTCGCCGCCGGGGCCGATGTCGTCGTCACCGGCCGGGTCACCGACGCCGCCCTCGTCACCGGGCCCGCGCAGTGGCATTTCGGCTGGGGTCCGGAGGAGTACGACAAGCTCGCGGGCGCGGTCGTCGCCGGGCACGTCCTGGAGTGCGGGACCCAGGCGACCGGTGGCAATTACGCCTTCTTCCGGGAGCACGATCCGGCGGTCTTCCGCCGTCCCGGCTTCCCGGTCGCCGAGCTCCACGAGGACGGCGGCGCGGTCATCACCAAGCACCCCGGCACCGGCGGCCTCGTCGACGTCGGTACGGTCACGGCCCAGCTCCTCTACGAGACGGCCGGCGCCCGCTACCCCGGCCCCGACGTGACGGCCCGCCTCGACACCGTCCGGCTCACCCGGGAGGGCCCCGACCGGGTCCGGATCGACGGTGTGCGGGGCGAGGCGCCGCCGCCGACGCTCAAGGTCGGACTCAGTCGGCTCGGTGGCTTCCGCAACGAGGTCGTGTTCGTCCTGACAGGCCTCGACATCGAGGAGAAGGCAGGACTCGTTCGGGCCCAGATCGAAGACGCGCTCGCCAACGGGCGGCCCCGTGAGGTCCGTTGGGAGCTGGTCCGCACCGACCGGCCCGACGCCGGCACGGAGGAGACCGCGAGCGCCCTGCTGCGGCTGGTCGTCCGGGACCCCGGCCCCGAGGCCGTCGGTCGCGCCCTCACCGGCGCCGCCATCGAGCTGGCCCTCGCGAGCTATCCCGGCTTCCACGTCACCGCCCCGCCCGGGAAGGGTGCCCCCTACGGGGTCTTCGAGACGGCGTACGTCCCCGCCGCCGACGTCCCGCACACGGCCGTGCTGCCGGACGGGACCCGCGTCCCGGTCCCCGTACCGCCGAGGGCCCGCGATCTGGAACCCGTACCCGAGCCGCCGCTTCCCGAGCCGCTCCCGTCCGGGCCCACCCGGCGCGTCCCCCTCGGTCGGATCGCCGGCGCCCGCAGCGGTGACAAGGGCGGCGACGCCAACATCGGCGTCTGGGTCCGCACGGAGGAGGAGTGGCGCTGGCTGGCCCACACCCTCACCGTGTCGAAACTGGCCGAACTCCTTCCTGAGACCGCCGACTTGGCCGTCACCCGGCACGTCCTCCCGCAGCTCCGCGCGCTCAACTTCACCATCGCCGGAATCCTCGGCGAGGGCGTCGCCTCCCAGGCCCGTTTCGATCCCCAGGCCAAGGCCCTCGGCGAGTGGCTCCGCTCCCGTGAAACAGACATCCCGGAGGGACTCCTGTGA